One Triticum dicoccoides isolate Atlit2015 ecotype Zavitan chromosome 5B, WEW_v2.0, whole genome shotgun sequence genomic window carries:
- the LOC119310251 gene encoding serine/threonine-protein kinase PEPKR2-like has product MESLPRKRKGARSLAGSLHDASADRKRTCRERKPRPDKKKKKPSAAGDDAATASGRGGVVMTAPPASGRATPDSPGRGLKRKVGCIESATRIGRKKRLETEYELGDEIGQGKFGSVRICRAKAGGEEFACKALPKNGEETVHREVEIMQHLSGHPGVVTLKAVFEDADKFYLVMELCSGGRLLDEMARDGTFSEQRAALVIKDLMSVVKYCHEMGVIHRDIKPENILLTKTGKMKLADFGLAARVTNGQKLSGVAGSPAYVAPEVLSGSYSEKVDIWGAGVLLHVLLLGSLPFQGGSLEAVFEAIKTVELDFNSGPWESMSVLGRDLISRMLDRDVSSRMTADQVLCHPWVLFYTECTLKAVTPNVTNQIVAPKIPWDRIRSHSESSASDSSSQRSEDQDECGIVDALTAAITHVRISEPKRTRLCSPGIPIQQECSSNLKSNLCTAF; this is encoded by the exons ATGGAGTCGCTGCCGCGGAAGCGCAAGGGCGCGCGCTCCCTCGCCGGCTCCCTCCACGACGCCTCCGCGGACCGCAAGCGGACCTGCCGGGAGCGGAAGCCGCGCCccgacaagaagaaaaagaagccctccgccgccggcgatgacgccgccaccgcctccgGCCGGGGCGGCGTGGTCATGACGGCGCCGCCGGCCAGCGGCCGGGCCACCCCGGACAGCCCCGGCCGGGGCCTCAAGCGCAAGGTCGGCTGCATCGAGTCCGCCACGCGCATAGGCCGCAAGAAGCGCCTCGAGACCGAGTACGAGCTCGGCGACGAGATCGGCCAGGGCAAGTTCGGCTCCGTCCGGATCTGCCGCGCCAAGGCCGGCGGCGAGGAGTTCGCCTGCAAGGCGCTCCCCAAGAACGGCGAGGAGACGGTCCACCGCGAGGTCGAGATCATGCAGCACCTCTCCGGCCACCCCGGCGTCGTCACGCTCAAGGCCGTCTTCGAGGACGCCGACAAGTTCTACCTCGTCATGGAGCTCTGCAGCGGCGGCCGCTTGCTCGACGAGATGGCCAGGGACGGCACCTTCTCCGAGCAGCGAGCCGCCCTCGTCATCAAGGATCTAATGTCGGTCGTCAAGTACTGCCACGAAATGGGCGTCATCCACAGGGACATTAAGCCGGAGAATATTTTGCTCACCAAGACTGGCAAGATGAAACTAGCTGATTTTGGATTGGCAGCACGAGTTACTAACG GTCAGAAATTGTCTGGCGTTGCTGGGAGCCCAGCCTATGTGGCGCCTGAGGTGTTGTCAGGAAGCTATTCTGAGAAAGTAGACATATGGGGTGCTGGGGTGCTCCTCCATGTACTACTGCTTGGTTCACTTCCATTTCAAGGGGGCTCTCTGGAAGCTGTCTTTGAAGCTATAAAGACAGTTGAGCTTGATTTCAACAGCGGTCCATGGGAATCAATGTCAGTTCTTGGACGGGATCTTATAAGTCGAATGTTGGATCGAGATGTCTCTTCTAGAATGACTGCTGATCAAGTTCTTT GTCATCCATGGGTGTTGTTTTACACGGAATGTACCCTGAAGGCTGTAACTCCTAATGTCACTAACCAGATTGTAGCACCCAAAATTCCATGGGACAGAATTAGATCACATTCTGAGTCGTCAGCTTCAGATTCGTCGAGCCAGAGGTCGGAGGACCAGGATGAATGTGGCATAGTCGACGCACTGACTGCGGCAATAACACATGTTAGAATATCGGAGCCGAAAAGGACCCGGCTTTGCAGCCCTGGCATTCCCATACAGCAGGAATGCTCCTCAAACTTAAAGAGCAACCTGTGCACGGCGTTCTGA